From Methanobrevibacter ruminantium, a single genomic window includes:
- a CDS encoding MJ0307 family thioredoxin, translated as MAHKIEVFTSPTCPHCPGAVKVVEEAKAKLGDEIEVQILSIADPANRDLAIDYGVHAVPAIAINNSLAFIGAPTLEELLERLE; from the coding sequence ATGGCACACAAAATAGAAGTATTTACCTCACCAACCTGTCCACATTGTCCAGGTGCTGTAAAAGTTGTTGAAGAAGCAAAAGCAAAATTAGGAGATGAAATCGAAGTTCAAATCCTCAGTATTGCTGATCCTGCTAACAGAGACTTAGCTATTGATTATGGAGTTCACGCAGTCCCTGCAATTGCAATCAACAATTCATTAGCATTTATTGGTGCTCCAACTCTCGAAGAATTATTAGAAAGATTAGAATAA